One Vibrio sp. CDRSL-10 TSBA genomic region harbors:
- the rsxC gene encoding electron transport complex subunit RsxC: protein MLSLIEQIRSGYLWDFPGGIHPPENKHQSTKTPLVEASLSKELVLPVKQHIGKPGDLQVKVGDKVLKGQPLTTFSTTFMLPVHAPTSGVVSAIEPRTVAHPSGLSELCVVIEPDGEDTWCERHPVADYTQSSPEALIEIIRNSGIAGLGGAGFPTAKKIHSGLSRVEMLVVNAAECEPYITADDALMREHAEEIIAGIGVVEHILQPKLTIIGVEDNKPEAIRALEQAAQGKDIVIRAIPTKYPSGGAKQLIKLLTNLEVPAGKHSADIGVIVQNVGSIHAIKRAVIDGEPLISRVVTLTGNSFKQPRNVWVRLGTPIRALLDEFGYQPDKKLPRLILGGSMMGFTLPHADVPIVKIANCILAPTRREIPEQSYEMACIRCGQCADACPASLLPQQLYWHSKAEEYEKCEELNIKDCIECGACAYVCPSEIPLVQYYRQSKAEIKTRQREAEAAERAKQRFEEKNARMEREKAERENRFKKAADDRRKEMKTSGGDDAIAAAIARVQAQKAQASSSEDAPVKPAVAAAIAKAKAKQAEAAKAGAAEPDNSEMAKLREERKRQARERKAEKASDTDSSAERSDKQDAVAAAIARAKARKAGQQTTAEPVTDDAPSAADEKKAAVAAAIARAKARKTQPADEVSEAQPEADSAEQDPKKAAVAAAIARAKARKAQPADEVSQAQPEADSAEQDPKKAAVAAAIARAKARKAQAADEVTEAQPEADSAEQDPKKAAVAAAIARAKARKAQAADEINEAQPEADSAEQDPKKAAVAAAIARAKARKAAQQADEVSEAQPEADSAEQDPKKAAVAAAIACAKARKAAQQADKVTEAQPEADSAEQDPKKAAVAAAIARAKARKAAQQADEVTEAQPEADSAEQDPKKAAVAAAIARAKARKAAQQADEALEAVSTDAEPEADNAEQDPKKAAVAAAIARAKARKAAQQAQNTEQNSEEND from the coding sequence ATGTTGTCATTAATCGAACAAATTCGCAGCGGTTACCTGTGGGATTTTCCTGGTGGCATTCATCCGCCGGAAAACAAACACCAATCAACCAAAACGCCGCTGGTTGAAGCCAGCCTGAGCAAGGAACTGGTGTTGCCGGTCAAACAGCACATCGGTAAACCGGGTGATCTGCAGGTCAAAGTCGGCGATAAAGTGCTTAAAGGCCAGCCGCTCACCACATTTTCTACCACCTTTATGTTGCCGGTCCATGCACCGACATCCGGCGTGGTCAGTGCCATTGAACCACGCACCGTTGCCCATCCGTCCGGTCTGAGCGAGTTATGCGTGGTGATTGAGCCGGATGGTGAAGACACCTGGTGTGAACGCCACCCTGTGGCTGACTACACTCAGTCCAGCCCGGAAGCGCTGATCGAAATCATCCGTAACTCTGGTATTGCCGGTCTCGGCGGTGCGGGTTTCCCGACCGCGAAAAAAATCCACTCCGGCCTGTCACGGGTCGAGATGCTGGTAGTCAACGCCGCCGAATGTGAACCTTACATTACCGCCGATGATGCCCTGATGCGTGAACATGCCGAGGAAATCATTGCCGGTATTGGTGTGGTCGAACACATTCTGCAACCTAAGCTGACCATTATCGGCGTAGAAGACAATAAGCCGGAAGCGATTCGTGCTCTGGAGCAAGCGGCACAAGGCAAAGATATTGTGATTCGCGCCATCCCGACCAAATACCCTTCCGGTGGCGCCAAACAGCTGATTAAGCTGCTGACCAACCTGGAAGTCCCGGCCGGAAAGCACTCCGCTGATATCGGCGTTATCGTGCAGAACGTCGGTTCTATTCATGCCATTAAACGCGCGGTGATTGACGGCGAGCCGCTGATAAGCCGGGTCGTCACCTTAACCGGTAATTCATTTAAGCAACCACGTAATGTGTGGGTACGTCTTGGTACGCCGATTCGTGCGCTATTGGACGAGTTTGGTTATCAGCCGGATAAAAAGCTGCCGCGCCTGATCCTGGGTGGCTCGATGATGGGCTTCACCCTGCCGCATGCCGATGTGCCGATCGTCAAGATCGCCAACTGTATTCTGGCACCGACCCGGAGAGAAATCCCCGAGCAGTCCTATGAAATGGCCTGTATCCGTTGTGGTCAGTGTGCTGATGCTTGTCCGGCGTCCCTGTTGCCGCAGCAGCTGTACTGGCATTCAAAAGCGGAAGAGTACGAAAAGTGCGAAGAGCTCAACATTAAGGACTGTATTGAGTGTGGCGCCTGTGCTTACGTCTGCCCGAGCGAAATTCCGCTGGTGCAGTACTATCGTCAGTCGAAAGCGGAAATCAAAACTCGTCAGCGCGAAGCCGAAGCAGCAGAGCGCGCCAAACAGCGTTTTGAAGAGAAAAACGCGCGTATGGAACGCGAAAAAGCTGAACGGGAAAACCGCTTCAAGAAAGCAGCAGATGACCGCCGTAAAGAGATGAAAACCAGTGGCGGCGACGACGCTATCGCCGCTGCTATCGCCCGGGTTCAGGCACAGAAAGCCCAGGCAAGCAGCAGTGAAGATGCGCCGGTCAAACCTGCGGTCGCCGCTGCGATTGCCAAAGCGAAAGCCAAACAGGCTGAAGCTGCCAAAGCAGGCGCTGCGGAACCAGACAACTCTGAAATGGCAAAACTGCGTGAAGAGCGCAAACGCCAGGCCAGAGAGCGTAAAGCTGAAAAAGCTTCCGATACAGACAGCAGTGCTGAGCGCAGCGATAAGCAAGATGCAGTTGCTGCCGCGATCGCCCGTGCCAAAGCGCGTAAGGCCGGGCAGCAAACCACTGCCGAACCGGTCACAGATGACGCACCATCCGCTGCAGATGAGAAAAAAGCCGCTGTTGCCGCGGCGATTGCCCGCGCTAAAGCGCGTAAAACGCAGCCTGCCGACGAAGTCAGCGAAGCGCAACCTGAAGCAGACAGCGCCGAGCAGGATCCGAAAAAAGCCGCCGTCGCTGCAGCCATTGCCCGCGCCAAAGCGCGTAAAGCACAGCCAGCCGACGAAGTCAGCCAAGCGCAGCCTGAAGCAGACAGCGCAGAACAGGATCCGAAGAAAGCCGCCGTTGCCGCGGCGATTGCTCGAGCCAAAGCGCGTAAAGCGCAAGCTGCCGACGAAGTAACCGAAGCGCAGCCTGAAGCAGACAGCGCCGAGCAGGATCCGAAAAAAGCCGCCGTCGCCGCAGCCATTGCGCGCGCTAAAGCGCGTAAAGCGCAAGCTGCCGACGAAATCAACGAAGCGCAGCCTGAAGCAGACAGCGCCGAGCAGGATCCGAAGAAAGCCGCGGTTGCTGCAGCCATTGCCCGCGCCAAAGCGCGTAAAGCCGCTCAGCAGGCGGACGAAGTCAGCGAAGCGCAACCTGAAGCAGACAGCGCTGAGCAGGATCCGAAGAAAGCCGCCGTCGCTGCAGCCATCGCCTGCGCCAAAGCACGTAAAGCCGCTCAGCAGGCGGACAAAGTAACCGAAGCGCAACCTGAAGCGGACAGCGCCGAGCAGGATCCGAAGAAAGCCGCGGTTGCTGCAGCCATTGCCCGTGCCAAAGCGCGTAAAGCCGCTCAGCAGGCGGACGAAGTAACCGAAGCGCAACCTGAAGCGGACAGCGCCGAGCAGGATCCAAAGAAAGCCGCCGTCGCTGCAGCCATTGCTCGTGCCAAAGCGCGTAAAGCCGCTCAGCAAGCCGACGAAGCCTTGGAAGCGGTGAGCACTGACGCCGAGCCTGAAGCGGACAACGCAGAGCAGGATCCGAAAAAAGCCGCCGTCGCTGCGGCCATTGCCCGCGCCAAAGCGCGTAAAGCGGCGCAACAGGCACAAAATACTGAACAGAATTCTGAGGAGAATGACTAG
- the rsxB gene encoding electron transport complex subunit RsxB — MTTILIAVLALAALAALFGAILGFASIRFKVEADPIVDQIDSILPQTQCGQCGYPGCRPYAEAIANGDAVNKCPPGGQATIEKLADLMGVDVPESAHDLSENVKTVAFIHEDMCIGCTKCIQACPVDAIVGGNKALHTVIESECTGCDLCVAPCPTDCIEMIPVATTTETWKWQMNAIPVVNVTDSAPDENNVSGNSHNKVS, encoded by the coding sequence ATGACGACCATTTTAATCGCTGTATTAGCGCTTGCTGCTCTGGCTGCGCTGTTCGGAGCTATTCTCGGTTTTGCCTCAATCCGCTTTAAGGTCGAGGCGGATCCGATTGTCGATCAGATAGACTCCATTCTGCCGCAAACTCAGTGTGGCCAGTGTGGCTACCCGGGTTGCCGTCCGTATGCCGAAGCGATCGCCAATGGCGACGCTGTCAATAAATGCCCTCCCGGCGGCCAGGCCACGATAGAAAAACTGGCTGATTTGATGGGGGTCGATGTCCCTGAGTCGGCACACGATCTGAGCGAAAACGTCAAAACCGTTGCCTTTATTCATGAAGACATGTGCATCGGCTGTACCAAATGCATTCAGGCCTGTCCGGTCGATGCGATCGTTGGCGGCAACAAAGCATTGCATACCGTGATCGAAAGTGAATGTACCGGCTGCGATCTGTGTGTCGCGCCCTGCCCGACCGATTGTATTGAAATGATTCCCGTAGCCACCACTACGGAAACCTGGAAGTGGCAAATGAACGCCATTCCTGTTGTTAATGTGACTGACTCTGCTCCGGATGAAAACAATGTGTCAGGCAATTCGCACAATAAGGTGAGTTAA
- the rsxA gene encoding electron transport complex subunit RsxA, translating to MTEYLLLLVGTVLVNNFVLVKFLGLCPFMGVSKKLETAIGMGLATTFVLTLASVCSYLVESYILRPLGIEYLRTMSFILVIAVVVQFTEMVVHKTSPTLYRLLGIFLPLITTNCAVLGVALLNINENHNFIQSIIYGFGAAVGFSLVLILFASMRERIHVADVPAPFKGASIAMITAGLMSLAFMGFTGLVKL from the coding sequence ATGACCGAATATCTTTTGTTGTTAGTCGGCACTGTGCTGGTAAACAACTTTGTACTGGTAAAATTTCTGGGCTTGTGTCCTTTCATGGGCGTGTCGAAGAAACTGGAAACCGCAATTGGCATGGGGTTGGCGACCACGTTCGTCCTGACTCTGGCCTCAGTGTGCTCATACCTGGTGGAAAGCTATATCCTGCGTCCGCTCGGCATTGAGTACCTGCGCACCATGAGTTTTATTCTGGTGATCGCGGTAGTGGTGCAGTTCACTGAAATGGTGGTGCACAAAACCAGCCCGACCCTGTATCGCTTACTGGGTATCTTCCTGCCGCTGATTACCACCAACTGTGCCGTGCTTGGCGTAGCGCTGCTCAACATCAATGAAAACCATAATTTCATCCAGTCGATCATTTACGGCTTTGGTGCCGCGGTTGGCTTCTCACTGGTTCTGATCCTGTTTGCCTCGATGCGTGAACGCATCCATGTCGCCGATGTCCCTGCGCCATTTAAAGGCGCTTCAATTGCCATGATCACGGCCGGACTAATGTCACTGGCCTTTATGGGCTTTACCGGTCTGGTGAAATTGTAA
- a CDS encoding DUF2946 domain-containing protein translates to MKLFVFSALLSVALLYTAPIVSQWVMTHDAGLHSQTPAQHSHMHASAEQSGMQSVRDDNSLLHHWCGYCKLLSHLSWYGLSAASLSVVNAVNTIHIVFPYAVNVNRWVSGASPTARTAFFLCLKHNYH, encoded by the coding sequence GTGAAGCTGTTTGTTTTTTCTGCCCTGTTGTCAGTCGCCCTGCTTTATACCGCACCTATTGTATCGCAATGGGTGATGACGCATGACGCCGGTTTGCACAGTCAGACCCCGGCGCAGCACAGTCATATGCACGCATCGGCTGAGCAGAGCGGAATGCAGTCCGTCCGCGATGATAACTCGTTGCTGCATCATTGGTGTGGTTACTGTAAGTTATTGTCCCATCTGAGCTGGTATGGGCTGAGCGCTGCTTCTCTGAGTGTGGTAAATGCAGTCAATACTATTCATATCGTCTTCCCCTATGCAGTTAATGTTAACCGCTGGGTTTCTGGAGCATCTCCAACCGCGCGCACCGCCTTTTTTCTCTGCCTGAAGCATAACTATCATTAA
- a CDS encoding PepSY-associated TM helix domain-containing protein: MKGNQSQDSRLGIIALIKRLHFYIGLFVGPFIFVAALTGTLYVVSPQIEQQLYQHALTTTSHGEAHSLQQQIEVARQSLQRPLKLTAVRPATGEGFTTRVMFADPDYSLQRLTVFVDPVTLAVQDTLPTYGTSGILPFMTTLDFLHRGLLLGETGRIYSELAASWMWLAALGGLLLWYRSKRPAKSNSRNAYLKAKQRHQKAGLIILVGLVFFSATGLTWSKWAGGNIAEWRKSIGWVTPSVNRALPVLAGSVQNAEPQQVDQLFDPVLALARSAGIEAKKIELTPSYDASRAWVVSEIDRSWPTQVDSVSIDPQSMTVTSRANFSDYPLIAKLIRWGVDAHMGVLFGVPNQIVLAAFGLTLCFMIVMGYIMWWKRRPAASSEKETISYIWSHLAPISKLLTVLVAIGLGLALPVLGCSLLLFMLVDVLRWKMMAQRSLVTE, from the coding sequence ATGAAAGGTAATCAATCGCAAGATTCTCGCCTGGGAATCATCGCGCTCATTAAAAGGCTCCATTTTTACATCGGGTTGTTCGTTGGCCCGTTTATTTTCGTCGCGGCACTGACCGGAACACTGTACGTGGTGTCGCCGCAGATTGAACAGCAGCTCTATCAGCATGCTCTGACTACCACATCGCACGGTGAGGCACATTCGTTACAGCAACAAATCGAGGTTGCGCGCCAGTCACTGCAGCGTCCGCTCAAACTGACCGCTGTGCGGCCGGCGACCGGTGAAGGGTTTACTACCCGGGTGATGTTTGCCGACCCGGATTACAGCCTGCAGCGCCTGACTGTATTTGTCGATCCGGTCACGCTCGCAGTGCAGGATACGTTGCCGACCTACGGCACCAGCGGCATCCTGCCGTTTATGACCACACTTGATTTTCTTCATCGCGGTTTGCTGCTCGGCGAAACTGGCCGGATTTACAGTGAGCTGGCGGCATCCTGGATGTGGTTAGCGGCATTGGGGGGCTTACTGCTGTGGTATCGTTCAAAACGCCCGGCTAAGAGCAACAGCAGAAACGCGTACCTGAAAGCCAAGCAGCGCCATCAAAAAGCCGGTTTGATCATTCTGGTCGGATTGGTGTTTTTCTCTGCGACCGGTTTAACCTGGTCAAAATGGGCCGGTGGTAATATTGCCGAATGGCGAAAGAGCATTGGCTGGGTAACGCCGTCTGTGAACCGTGCGCTGCCTGTACTGGCCGGTTCAGTTCAGAACGCAGAGCCGCAGCAGGTCGATCAACTGTTTGATCCTGTACTTGCGCTGGCAAGAAGTGCGGGCATCGAAGCGAAAAAAATCGAGCTGACGCCTTCCTATGACGCTTCTCGCGCCTGGGTGGTGAGTGAAATTGACCGTTCGTGGCCGACCCAGGTCGACAGCGTTTCGATTGATCCTCAGTCGATGACGGTCACCAGCCGCGCTAATTTTAGTGATTATCCTTTGATTGCGAAATTGATTCGCTGGGGCGTAGATGCGCACATGGGCGTGCTGTTTGGTGTACCGAACCAAATCGTGCTGGCCGCTTTCGGTCTGACCCTGTGCTTTATGATTGTGATGGGGTACATCATGTGGTGGAAGCGCCGCCCGGCAGCAAGCTCAGAGAAAGAAACCATCAGTTATATCTGGTCTCATCTGGCTCCGATCAGCAAGTTGCTGACCGTGCTGGTGGCGATTGGCTTAGGTCTGGCGCTGCCGGTGCTTGGCTGCAGTCTGCTGCTGTTTATGCTCGTCGATGTATTGCGCTGGAAAATGATGGCGCAACGCAGTTTGGTGACCGAATAG
- the tnpA gene encoding IS200/IS605 family transposase produces the protein MGDYRSSSHVHWRCKYHIVWTPKYRFKILKGNVGKELYRSIYILCNMKDCEVLELNVQPDHVHLVVIVPPKVSISTLMGVLKGRSAIRLFYKFPHIRKKLWGNHFWARGYFVDTVGVNEEIIRRYVRHQDKQDQEHEAQLELKMN, from the coding sequence ATGGGCGATTACAGAAGTTCATCACATGTCCATTGGCGTTGTAAATATCACATAGTTTGGACGCCAAAATATAGATTCAAGATCCTGAAAGGTAATGTAGGTAAGGAGCTTTATCGCTCAATCTACATTTTGTGCAATATGAAAGATTGTGAGGTCTTGGAGTTAAATGTTCAGCCAGATCATGTTCATCTAGTTGTGATAGTTCCACCCAAAGTGTCTATCTCCACATTGATGGGTGTGTTGAAGGGACGCTCGGCAATCCGGTTGTTTTACAAATTTCCGCATATAAGAAAGAAACTTTGGGGAAATCATTTTTGGGCACGAGGGTACTTTGTCGATACGGTTGGTGTAAATGAAGAAATCATTAGACGTTACGTCAGGCACCAAGACAAGCAAGATCAAGAACATGAGGCGCAGTTAGAGTTGAAGATGAACTAA
- a CDS encoding sigma-54 dependent transcriptional regulator — translation MPLPKLFVHIEDKRLKENISGLAVLDSFSLQSKPAGQDWIEQLQQIRPDVALVEMTHFDQDDLQRLSESQVIQTTELVIISSGIPNPSIDNLMKLGAISHYRLPVDINVVADTLLDFSQDYQQKLAKGSTISASSLDQFGMLVGSSAPMHKLYRTLRRVAKTDANVLIVGESGSGKELVAQTIHLASERNQQPFIAINCGAIATELVDSELFGHEKGAFTGANKSHQGVFEQAQGGTLFLDEITEMPLSHQVKLLRVLETGEYRPVGSQQVKIANVRVIAATNRDPQVAIEQQYLREDLYFRLAHFPIHIPPLRERGHDVVGLGKHFIAHRNASETVTKSILDSALDKIAQHNWPGNVRELKHTIERAFILADDVIKDEHLIFDTPPLESGTTVEEMVPSGVSLEEIEKAAIINTLEENGGNKTETAQELGISLKTLYNKLDKYKVNQG, via the coding sequence ATGCCATTACCTAAGCTATTTGTTCATATTGAAGACAAAAGATTAAAAGAAAATATTTCTGGTTTGGCAGTATTGGACAGCTTTTCGCTGCAATCCAAGCCAGCCGGGCAGGACTGGATCGAGCAATTACAGCAGATCCGCCCGGATGTGGCGCTGGTCGAAATGACTCACTTTGACCAGGATGATTTACAGCGTTTATCCGAATCGCAGGTTATTCAAACCACCGAGCTCGTAATCATTAGTTCCGGGATCCCTAACCCGAGCATAGACAACCTGATGAAGCTGGGCGCGATTTCTCACTACCGCCTGCCGGTCGACATTAACGTCGTAGCCGATACTCTGCTCGATTTCAGCCAGGACTATCAGCAGAAACTGGCCAAAGGCAGCACAATTTCCGCCAGTAGTCTCGACCAGTTTGGTATGTTGGTTGGCTCTTCAGCACCAATGCATAAGCTGTATCGAACACTGAGACGGGTAGCAAAAACTGATGCCAACGTGCTGATTGTCGGCGAAAGTGGTTCAGGTAAAGAGTTAGTGGCGCAGACCATTCATCTGGCCAGCGAACGTAATCAACAGCCTTTTATCGCGATTAACTGCGGCGCAATCGCGACTGAACTGGTCGACAGCGAATTATTCGGTCATGAGAAAGGCGCATTCACTGGGGCGAATAAATCTCACCAAGGGGTATTTGAACAGGCACAGGGCGGTACACTCTTTCTGGATGAAATCACAGAGATGCCGCTCAGTCACCAGGTAAAATTACTGCGGGTGTTAGAAACCGGTGAGTACCGCCCGGTGGGAAGCCAGCAGGTTAAGATTGCCAATGTGCGGGTGATTGCCGCCACCAACCGCGATCCGCAAGTGGCGATTGAACAGCAGTATCTGCGCGAGGATCTCTATTTCCGCCTGGCGCACTTCCCGATTCATATACCGCCGCTGCGCGAGCGCGGTCACGATGTTGTCGGGCTGGGCAAACATTTTATCGCCCATCGCAATGCCAGTGAAACCGTCACCAAAAGCATCCTTGATTCCGCACTGGATAAGATTGCCCAACACAACTGGCCGGGCAACGTACGTGAGCTCAAACATACCATCGAGCGGGCCTTTATTCTCGCCGATGACGTCATCAAAGATGAACACCTGATCTTTGATACCCCGCCGCTGGAAAGCGGAACCACGGTGGAAGAGATGGTGCCTTCCGGCGTCTCGCTGGAAGAGATAGAGAAAGCTGCGATTATTAACACGCTGGAAGAAAACGGCGGTAACAAAACCGAGACTGCGCAAGAGTTGGGCATCAGTCTCAAAACGCTGTACAACAAGCTCGATAAGTACAAAGTCAATCAAGGCTGA
- a CDS encoding BON domain-containing protein, whose product MKNIAPKLILASVLVSSSSAVMAADNQWKDKSYDAWLDGKAETALLLNTNLNSFDINTDVDNKVVTLTGQVSNSTEKDLAGELVAGLEGVESVNNELTVQGGEQSGENQALGALQDTKITTLVKTKLLMNRDVSGTDIEVETNDGTVVLNGSVDSDAEHDLAINIARNTDQVNDVVDNLEVTQ is encoded by the coding sequence ATGAAAAACATCGCACCTAAATTGATATTAGCATCAGTACTCGTGTCTTCTTCTTCGGCTGTTATGGCAGCAGACAATCAATGGAAAGATAAGTCTTATGATGCTTGGCTTGATGGCAAAGCTGAAACGGCATTACTGCTAAATACTAATCTGAATTCGTTTGATATTAATACCGATGTCGACAACAAAGTCGTGACCTTAACCGGTCAGGTCAGTAACAGCACCGAGAAAGATCTGGCCGGTGAGTTGGTCGCCGGCCTGGAAGGGGTCGAATCGGTTAATAACGAGCTGACAGTACAAGGCGGTGAACAGAGTGGTGAGAACCAGGCGCTGGGGGCACTGCAGGACACGAAAATCACCACACTGGTGAAAACCAAGTTACTGATGAACCGTGATGTCAGCGGCACCGACATTGAAGTGGAAACCAATGACGGTACTGTGGTTCTCAACGGTAGTGTCGATTCAGACGCTGAACATGATTTGGCCATCAATATCGCCCGCAATACCGACCAGGTCAACGATGTGGTCGATAACCTGGAAGTGACTCAATAA
- a CDS encoding AI-2E family transporter translates to MNHNYYAALIRSMVALSLLIGLYFTQSLMLPIFIAGFVSLLCAPIVTKLSRMGIPRLINVVVLLMTLLAALSLSAGFLAEPAQQWWSKLPSVMKEMSQQFNHSSSAKAGGDDSFMEVIENANVGEIKANTALSVAKEVVKATPTIVTQLFIALFMAFFMLSYGRTLLRQFLRQLPSFADKRVAIEVVREIQASLFRYLSTITAVNIGLGVAVGTVLAMLGMEDAFLWGAFRRADELCTVSRANDFSRLFWFGRFSAV, encoded by the coding sequence ATGAACCATAATTATTATGCTGCGCTGATCCGAAGCATGGTGGCGCTTAGCCTGTTGATCGGCCTCTATTTTACTCAATCTCTGATGCTACCAATTTTTATCGCCGGGTTCGTGTCACTGCTCTGTGCTCCGATAGTCACAAAGTTAAGCCGAATGGGGATCCCGCGCCTTATTAATGTGGTGGTGCTGCTGATGACCCTGTTGGCGGCACTGTCTCTTAGTGCAGGCTTTCTGGCTGAACCCGCCCAGCAGTGGTGGTCCAAACTGCCATCGGTGATGAAAGAGATGTCCCAGCAGTTCAATCACTCTTCATCTGCCAAGGCCGGTGGCGATGACTCTTTTATGGAAGTGATTGAAAATGCCAATGTGGGAGAAATCAAAGCCAATACAGCCTTGTCGGTGGCTAAAGAGGTGGTCAAGGCGACCCCGACCATAGTGACCCAGCTGTTTATCGCGCTGTTCATGGCGTTCTTTATGCTCAGCTATGGACGCACTTTATTGCGTCAGTTTTTACGTCAGCTCCCCAGTTTTGCAGACAAAAGGGTTGCGATAGAAGTAGTACGCGAGATCCAGGCCAGCTTATTCCGCTATCTGAGTACGATCACTGCCGTTAATATTGGCCTCGGCGTCGCGGTCGGTACTGTACTGGCGATGCTGGGGATGGAAGATGCGTTTTTGTGGGGCGCGTTTCGCCGCGCTGATGAACTTTGCACCGTATCTCGGGCCAATGATTTCAGTCGCCTGTTTTGGTTTGGTCGGTTTTCTGCAGTTTGA
- a CDS encoding AI-2E family transporter — protein MISVACFGLVGFLQFDSLQYALIIIAAYLALNIIESQFVTPTLLGDKFNLNPLVIFVWLVLWGWMWGAMGVLIAVPLLVCVDIFLARTRLFGTWYQVLHNESSETTGVKGASKRLSNKALVP, from the coding sequence ATGATTTCAGTCGCCTGTTTTGGTTTGGTCGGTTTTCTGCAGTTTGATTCGTTGCAATACGCATTGATCATCATCGCCGCGTACCTGGCTCTCAACATCATTGAAAGCCAGTTTGTGACCCCGACACTGCTCGGCGATAAATTTAATCTAAATCCTTTGGTAATTTTTGTCTGGCTGGTGTTATGGGGCTGGATGTGGGGCGCAATGGGTGTGTTGATTGCCGTCCCCCTGCTGGTCTGCGTTGATATTTTTCTGGCCAGAACCCGGTTGTTCGGCACCTGGTATCAGGTGCTGCACAATGAGTCGTCGGAGACAACTGGTGTGAAGGGCGCATCAAAAAGATTAAGTAATAAAGCACTAGTGCCCTGA